AATAGTATTTCTTAAAATGTTTGTTCAAATGCAAAGTAAGAGAATGGTATTTAATCCTCGGGAGCTATCACTGGGGAAAaagtccacacacacaaaaatgaagacAACAGCAAAATCatttgaaataggtttttttgttttgttttgttttggggagggggattcTTCAACTTTCACTGGTTTTCAAaaactacaaaaaaaaacccaaggacTTAACAATGTTGCATTCGAAAAAGGTTGTTGCATCCCCAAAACAAAGCcatgcttttgttttcttttaccatttcttttttcaatactgggcaaaaaaatcatttaaaaaaagagaaactcCTGGTACATTATTAAGGAGATCTCTGGCGTCTAAAAAACCCCAAAGAACATGCTTTTCCAGTTACAAAACTCTCGATTTACAAAATAACCCATGCTTGAGGTCCGAAATAGAAAGAGACAGGCACATTCATTAGCATGCAGTCTTGGCTTTACGACTCCAAGATCACCCCACTTTCCCTAGCCCCACAAACAATTTGTTTATTTGGCTTTCACgacacattttgcttttttttttaaatttgttttgttgttttgtgagggtttaaaaaaagaaaaaaagcttaaaGAACAGAAACCAGTATCCAAGGTAACAACGGAACAGATGCCAAACCTTCACTTTGTTTTTGCAAGTTTTCATGCAAAGCATAAAACATTTCTGCATGCAACATCAGATGACAATTTTATTTGTGTGCTTCACACAGACCCGGAGAGATGTCTCCGTCCCCTTCGCCAGCCCGTTTTGCATTCAGCACAGCACAGAAGGGTGGATTTACCCGGTTCACCAGCACGTTGCAAGAAGTCCAGATTCCACACCCGGCACCCTGTTTCCATGGGATCACACCTCTCCACCGGAATTCCAGACCATTCTCTTGCCGAGAGAGACCCTCTCAGTACAGCCCCATGATGGCAGCGCCCACGTCCTTAGACGGTCTGCGGTCCTTGACCAAAAAGTTAATCATGCTCTCCGACTTGATGAGCAAGTTGCAGCCCAAAAAGAAGATCCCAAACACCACAGTCAAGGAGAGGACGCAGAGCACAGCAATCTGCACTACCCGTGTAATGTAGAGGCTCCTCTCGTCGGGCAGCAGGACGGAGGACCCGCCGTCGCTGGCCACCACCGAGCCGGTGCCATTGCAACAGCCCATCAACGTGCTCAGCTCCTGGGTCCTGTTGGAATACACCCCTTGCTCCATGACAGTCTGGTTGAAAAAGGTCCCGTTCATTTTGCCGTTTGAATCCAGAAGCTCCAGCCCCCGGAGGAGAGAACAGCCACTCCGGGGTTAGAGCCAAGAGAGGGTCAGGGAGAGGAGTGTCACCACCTCACTCTGCTCACCATGAAGCGCCAGGTATCGGAGAAACTTCCTCAAGGCAGCAAGGAACTCGGAAGCCAATTTGTGTGGCTGAGAGATGCTCACTCCCTGATTCCTCTGTGCAAGGACATCATCAACACGAGCCCCCacacagagcagagagagaagggaagggggatacAGGGAGGGGAAATCGACAAGCAAACAGACAGGAGCTTGCAACTTACCCCGTCCCCGATCCCCCAGTGCTCTAGGGGAGCGAAGCAGAGACGCACATTTCCAGGAGTGGAATTAACACAGGAGGAAGATGCTGAAAACTGCCGGCTGGGAGCTCAACAAATGCAAGTTCCAATCGAAAGTCTAGGCGGTGTTAAAAAAATCATCTCATCAACTCCACCCCCTCCAGTCCCCCAGGaccgcctcccccccactcactgccacctccccctctccctgctgccctacCCCACTCCTGACACCTCACCTCCACGGCTGTGATGCCCTCCACCCACACCTGGCCAGCTCCCGCTACCCTCCCCCACTGACAACTGCCCAGATGAGGCTAGCCTCTGTCTAACCTGACACATATGCCCATCGCTGTTACTGTCTCCCACCCACCTTGAGCCTCCATCCCCACGCCTGACCCTCGTCTTCActcactgaacataagaacggccgtactgggtcagaccaaaggtccatcaggcccagtatcctgtctgccgacagtggccagcaccaggtgccccagagagggtggaccgaagacaacgatcaagcgatttgtctcctgccatccctctccagcctctgacagaggccaggggcaccatttctatcccctgctcAATCACTCCTGCCTCCGCCCAGCTCAGCACTGCCTCCCCCGGGTCTCCCGGGCTtggagagcagcctgcagggaaTGTTGAGGCTGCCGAGTGGAGCCCTCAGAGGTTAGGAGGTTACATAATGAAGGTTGCTCTGTGCTCTCCTGCACATACCCTTAGCTCTGCCCCTTGGGCACGTGCATCATGATACCTGCTTTAACCACATGCCCACTGGTTACTTTGCTCAAAGGAGCCTCGCCCGTCCAGTGCCTGGGATGCActggagacagggagcagagaccacccgaggctgggggagagcagaagGCAGAGGGATGAGAGGCTGACAGCTGACGGGGTTCTGTAGAAGCAAGAATTTGCAGGTGGGTCTCAGCAATgtcaagactcccattgactgggaaagTAGCTTCCTAGCAACCCCCAAGCCCAGACCGCATCCCCACAGGGTCCTCCCATCCCGAGACAGTCCGGCCATGTATGGAGGAAACTCCCGCTCTGGTCTGTGCTGTTGGGAAGATACATTGGCCCATTGACTGGACTCTGCTGCTCCGTTGGCCCTGCTAGGGGCCTGCGATGTCTCACCTGCCCCAGGACAGGCTAAGTCACTGGAATACTGACCCACAGTTCAgagactgctccccacccctggaatcCGGGTAGGGACCAAACCCAGGCACAGCTGGCGCAGATGctggggcagcagaggagagCAGGGCTAGCCACGGCTAGAGCCTGATTTTATTATAACCTAATGAGAGAGGTTCCTTTGGCTTCGAGGATCCTGATCTAAAGTCAGCCCCTCTCCGACCTGCTTCTCTGCCtactccccagcgccccccgtgCAGGGGTCCGGCAGGCGTGTGGGATGCTCACGCATGCACCAGCATCCCCTCGGGAGGGGGGACTCGGCGGGCTGGTTGCCAGTTGCTCTGAGCTCATCTCTCCAGCAGACAGACCTGCAGGGTTAATTTCCACGCTCTGGGCTCTGCGTCACAGAGCGCTTTGATCTCCCCTCCTGTCTGTTGCTGAGCCTTGGGAATGGTGCCTCTCAGGAACTGCGCTTTGATCCCTGGTTCccggcacgtctacactgcaggagacCCGCAGTCAACGGAGTCACTCCGGCTTCCCTCACTGGACTAGAAATTgcagtctagaccagggctactcaactttggaagccctgggggggggcagtgataTTCACAGcgcatgctgagggccacaacttagttgtggttgtatatacatgcaaatatatatgcaaatagcttctttcacactgctgggtgtgaatacaaagattaagccttaagccgcgGCGCCGGACCcacacgtggccagtgtgagccagtcagcacctctcaggctctgcccacgaGGCTAAGCAACCACAGTGCCCCggcgctcctggcacctcctcctggGGGACTAGAAATGCCGataccctgtacccgtctgttccagccaggcgCTTGCATCTGTCAATGGTCGCCCTGCCTGCGAGACGCCTCGCCTGTGGAGCGTGAGCCCAGGGgcggccatgttcaaaggatcccacccgtgggttGAGCCCCACGGAAACCCAGACCACactgcgggccacgtgttgagtagccctggtctcgAGGTTCCtcgcagtgtggacattcccccgcccctgcccccgccccgctaGGTTTCAGAGCCCAGACTCAAGCCTGAGCCAGAACATCTGTGCTGCTATTTCCAGCCCCATGGCCCAGGCCTGGAGAGCCCCAGACTGTTGGCGAGGGCTATGGACATGCTgtgttttgcagtgtagacgtaccctaaggcacaGAGCCGTTTAAGGCCCGGATTGTCAGGTATGGCCACAGATTTGGGACGTCTCTGTTTTTTAAGGACCCAACTTGGGGTCCCCATGTGGGCatccaaaatgccccccccccaatcactGCCCACGTTTCAGCCTATGCCTGTGGCTCCAAGGTCATGCAGTGAGTAGAACAGAAGCCGGGGGGCTCCATTCCCCACGACCCACCCCCCAGTGCTCTCGCTTCCACCAGCGCCAAGTGCCCCCAAATGAGACTGAGCAATTTGGCGCCAGTGCCAGGGGTGTGGGACTCCAGCCAATCGGGTCTCAGTGCTCCTGGCGCCCCGACCACTGATCCGACCCTGAAAAGCACATCTGTGCCGCATGCTTGGTCTAGAACCCAGGAGTCGGGCCTCTCGCTGCCAACCCGGCAACACGCCCTGTTCCTACGCGTCTCCCCCGTGCCGGCTGAGCTGAGCTGGCTGGTTAGCATTAGCCTATAGCTACCGGTGAACACGCTGTGGCACCATAAAAGGGGAGAATCCCTTCGGAGCCGTCGCTGGCTGGCTTTGTCGTCCTTTAGTTTCTATTTGCTTGGGGCTGGCAGACAAGTCTCTCTCGTTGCTCTAATTAGTGGATGTCTCTGCCGGGTGCAGAATGCAGGTGGCGATCGGAGCTGTGGGCTTTCAAATAGCATTAAATGGAAATGAATAGCGGGAGGGGCATTTGAGATGGGGCTGAAGCCGACTGGCTAAAGGAGAGTGAAGAATAACTTTGCAGCAAAACTGTACACtgctaaggtgtgtgtgtggggggggggcttttcttTGAATGGTGAATTGCAACCGTGGGACTCAGTGTCCAGTTTTGCCTCTTTGTGGCAGGTAGTGAACGCCCCATTTTAAAAAGTCGATTTGTAATTGTTTGTTTTTCGGCATTAGCTCTCTGGGCTTCATCTATCTGAGGAACTTCCTGCTGGAGAACATGCAGGGTTGTGACTAGTGCTGGGCAAAGAACTCATGTTTCCATTCGCGGGCCGTAGCGAACCAAACCAGCCCAGGCTTTCGGTCCACCCCACCACAAAAGGTTTCATGTCATCTCTAGAGCCTTTTAGCTTTCAAGTAGAAGGAAAAAacactgatgaggttcaacaaggacaagtgcagagtcctgcacttgggacggaagaatcccaagtattgttacaggctggggaccaaccagctaagtatcagttctgcagaaaaggacctgggggttacagtggatgagaagctggatatgagtcaacagtgtgccctggtaaccaagaaggctaatggcatattaggttgcattaagaggagcattgccagcagagccagagatgtcattattcccctttattcggctttggtgaggccacatctggagtattgtgtccagttctgggccccccactacaaaaaggatgcggacgcattggagagggtccagcggagggcaaccaaaatgattagggggctgaagcatatgacttataaggagaggctgagggagttgggtctgtttagtctgcagaagcgaagagtgaggggggatttgagagcagccttcaattacctgaagggaggttccaaagaggatggagagaggctgctcacagtagtgacagatggcagaacaaggagcaatgggctcaagttgtggtgagagaggtccaggttggatattaggaaaaactatttcactaagagggtggggaagcactggaatgggttccctagggaagtagtggagtctccatccctagaggtgtttaagtctcggcttgacaaagccctggccaggttgatttagatgggattggtcctgcctagagcaggaggctggacttgacgaccttctgaggtctcttccagctctatggttctatgattctatgaaagcacattcctatgattctatgaaagcaacGTTGTGTTGCTGTGAAAATGCCAAAGCAAAACACTTTGATTTTCAAGAATTTTAAGTAGATTTTAGTAATTGAACAACTTGGGGACTTCAAAACAAATTCACCAAACTTTTCAGCTTGACCTGAGTTTGCATTTTTCGGGGAAGAAAAGTTTCAGATAGAGAATGGTGCCAGGGATAGTTAGGATAGCACACGCACACAGGGAAGTTAAGAAGCAGACTTCTTCCCCAGGGTTTCTGCACCAGTTTACATTTTCATGTTAGCAAAGTCCTATCCGCTCAGCTGGGGCTTCTCACAGGCATACCCAATGTAGATGTcctaaatctttgcaggatcCAGGTGTGATTGAGTCAAGTGATGTTTATTCTGATTCTCAGGAGGAAAGTTATGTTGGGGAAATAGCAAACTGCTGCTATGCATCTCTGAGTCTTCCAAGGACACCTCCAATCAAAGTAGGAAATCCCAGTCTTGGCCTTCCCAACAGAAATAAACCCTTTTAAAAACCCCAACCTATCTCCCAGACGTCCCTATACTCTGTtaatcggggaggggggggggagtgcaagCTTTTTGCAAGTCACCTTTAAAGTACCAAGGGGGGAGTATTTTAAAGTTCATAGCAAAGTGTCTAATCTCAGAGCCTCATGAGCCATGCAGAGCAAGGACTTTCTTTGGTGTTTTTTATATGTTGTATAAAATGATGTGTGATCTGGGGAACCACAGATGGGCCAGCCTCACCTcagcccccagaaaaatcatggaggggatcctcaatccattttgaagcacttggaagaggggaaagtgatcaggaacagtcaacatagattccccaggggcaagtcgtgcctgaccaacccGATTAGCTTCTATCATGAgctaactggctctgtggacatggggaagtcagtggatgtgatatactttgactttagcaaagcttgtgatgtggtctcccacagtattcttgccagcaagtgaaggccgtatggattggatacatggactgtaaggtggatagaaagctagctaggttgtcgggcccaacaggtgatgatcaatggctcaatgtctggagCGGTCGGtgtcaagcggagtgccccaagggtcggttctagggccggttttgttcaacatgggatggactgcaccctcagcacgttcgcagatgacactaagcaggAGGCCAATCATAACTGGTAATGAGTTGCCCCCTGGTCTTAGAGACCTATCACAGCTTGCAATGCATTACCCCCCTGGCCTGGAGACCTATCATAGCTTGCAATGCATTACCCCCCTGGCCTGGAGACCTATCACAGCTTGCAATGCATTACCCCCCCGGCCTGGAGACCTATCATAGCTTGCAATGCATTACCCCCCTGGCCTGGAGACCTATCACAGCTTGCAATGCATTACCCCCCTGGCCTGGAGACCTATCATAGCTTGCAATGCATTACCCCCCTGGCCTGGAGACCTATCACAGCTTGCAATGCATTACCCCCCTGGCCTGGAGACCTATCATAGCTTGC
This genomic interval from Pelodiscus sinensis isolate JC-2024 chromosome 29, ASM4963464v1, whole genome shotgun sequence contains the following:
- the RPRML gene encoding reprimo-like protein: MNGTFFNQTVMEQGVYSNRTQELSTLMGCCNGTGSVVASDGGSSVLLPDERSLYITRVVQIAVLCVLSLTVVFGIFFLGCNLLIKSESMINFLVKDRRPSKDVGAAIMGLY